In the genome of bacterium, the window CCGATCTGATTGTATTCGATGATAAAATCGTTGCCTTCGAGCCGCATGGCCGATGAAGAGGAGAAACGAAAGCGGTTGTTGCTGAGACGCATGCCGCAGCCGTCCATGTGCACTGCAGGCTCGTAGGTGCGTTTGAACAGGGAAAAATGCTCCACCACCGTGTGCTCCACAAAGTGGCCGGCCGGGGTGAGCGTCCGCCGGTCGCCGCCCTGGAGCTTGATGCCGCCGCAGCCAAAGTCAGCCAGCAGACAGCCGGAAATGCCGTGGCCAACGCCGGCCTGAATATGTATGCCGTCCAGGCCGAACCGCTGGATCCGGCAATCCGAGATCAGGTTCTTTTCTCCGCCGCGGACCAGAATCGCGCTGCCCCGGCCCTCCTGAAAAGTCAAACCCTGTAGCGTCAAATAAGAGCACTCCTGCAGCTCGACCATATACGGAGATGAGAACACCGACAGCGTCGCTTTGGCGCTGTTCGGATCCGTGCCCTCGGGCGGATACCAATAGAGCTTGCCGTCGCTTCTGTCAAGATACCATTCGCCCGGCTGATCGATCTCACAGAAGAGATTGAGCCCAAAATAGCGCAGACTGTCCCGGTAACCGTATCCATGATAGGGTGGACATGTGTCAATCAGCCTTTGTACCGTATCAATGGCTTTGACCTTTTGCACGGCATCACACCAGTCCCAGTACCAATAGCCGGAAAGCCGCACGTCGCTTTCTTTTGCCCAGCGATCCTGATGCGGATTCGTATATTCAAACCGCCCCTCCACAGTGCCATGTTTATTGATATAGGTCGGCGGTAAAGCAGTTTTACCCTTGGCCAATCCGGCTTGGACGAACCCGCTGTTGGGCCAGCGTGCCAGAGTCTGCAGCCGGCCGTTGCAGAACAGCTCCGGACGTTTGCCGGCATCGGTTGGATCGCCCAGATCCGAAATCCCGGCGGATTTCACCTCCGTCACATACACTCTCTCCCTGACGTCTGCAGTCAGCAGTTGTAGCTTTTGCGGATCGCTCAGCCGGCGCCAGTGGCCCAAGGGACGACTGCCGGTAAAAACCGGTTCGTCGCCTCGAGCAGCGCGATAGATCACCGGTGCGTCCTTGCTTCCTGCATCCTCGATAGTGAGGATCCAAGGGACACTCAGGTCATACACGCCGCCTTTTATCTCCACCACTACGGGGGCTTTGGGTTTTTCTTTTCTAAGGGAGCGGACCGCTTCCTGCGCTGCAGCCAAACTTTGATACGGCGCCTTCTTGGTCCCGAGGCCGCTCTCGCCGCTGCCAGGGGTAACATACAGAATGACCGTCTTCTCGCTGCAGGAATAAAAAAACAGCCCGGCAAAAAGGGGAAATAGTGACAAAGTCATTAAACGCTTCATAATCATCCTTAAGATAAG includes:
- a CDS encoding right-handed parallel beta-helix repeat-containing protein — its product is MKRLMTLSLFPLFAGLFFYSCSEKTVILYVTPGSGESGLGTKKAPYQSLAAAQEAVRSLRKEKPKAPVVVEIKGGVYDLSVPWILTIEDAGSKDAPVIYRAARGDEPVFTGSRPLGHWRRLSDPQKLQLLTADVRERVYVTEVKSAGISDLGDPTDAGKRPELFCNGRLQTLARWPNSGFVQAGLAKGKTALPPTYINKHGTVEGRFEYTNPHQDRWAKESDVRLSGYWYWDWCDAVQKVKAIDTVQRLIDTCPPYHGYGYRDSLRYFGLNLFCEIDQPGEWYLDRSDGKLYWYPPEGTDPNSAKATLSVFSSPYMVELQECSYLTLQGLTFQEGRGSAILVRGGEKNLISDCRIQRFGLDGIHIQAGVGHGISGCLLADFGCGGIKLQGGDRRTLTPAGHFVEHTVVEHFSLFKRTYEPAVHMDGCGMRLSNNRFRFSSSSAMRLEGNDFIIEYNQIGRVVNESDDQGGLDIFYNPSYRGNVIRYNHWSEIFGGTHHGAAGVRLDDMISGVVIYGNIFEQCGARDFGGVQIHGGKDNLVENNLFYHCFAAVSFSSWGRERWLKQLDSPVIMKKIYEDVDIHSTVYQQRYPELKTLREDPDRNTVKNNLLVDCENVFLRDPKKGITENNPSVRSAGRSVQAFCSAQQLNPFGLQPIPFDQMGPKKNRWVK